A genome region from Erigeron canadensis isolate Cc75 chromosome 3, C_canadensis_v1, whole genome shotgun sequence includes the following:
- the LOC122593473 gene encoding putative UPF0481 protein At3g02645 isoform X2, whose translation MENDDVEYGRVPNEAEPFEILLRCVESGKKCVEKRPSICMVPSVLRNLSEKSFIPRVVSIGPLHKENENLKKFEWLKHSFLYDLLSRSSDPTLAEQLNECLEKVNDLIEDIRSSYDDMIKEKYKGRIDQLAHMMVLDASFILEFCLKQEYKQDNKEATMLSKIQITCIAIDLLLLENQIPFFVLQTIFDCTINRKGSHQENYLTCLLQKILGKYIHPFAQCTKDSEDTEHAQCSDDSKKESEHAHVLDCLHKTYKVKTSEKVGDCQASLNYNHSVVELDRSGVNFKPQKEKEMEMSMSIIKSRSCYNLSPWSKRTLFMPTLVIQEFTETVLRNFIAYEQFSPEVNYYFTSYASAMDMLIDSEADVGKLVESKVIVNNLGSNRDVATVINGICVNIEIERFCYSEAIQELDSIHRV comes from the exons ATGGAAAATGATGATGTCGAATACGGACGTGTTCCTAATGAAGCCGAGCCTTTTGAAATCCTTCTTCGGTGTGTAGAGAGTGGAAAGAAATGTGTTGAAAAACGTCCGTCTATTTGTATGGTTCCTAGTGTCCTTAGAAACCTTAGCGAAAAGTCATTCATACCTCGAGTGGTTTCTATAGGACCTCTGCATAAAGAAAACGAAAATCTGAAGAAATTTGAATGGCTAAAACATTCTTTTTTGTATGATCTATTGTCCCGTTCAAGTGACCCGACATTAGCAGAGCAACTAAATGAATGTTTGGAAAAGGTGAATGATTTAATTGAAGATATCAGGTCATCTTATGATGACATGATAAAAGAAAAGTATAAAGGCAGAATTGATCAACTAGCCCACATGATGGTCCTGGATGCTAGCTTTATACTTGAATTTTGCCTCAAGCAGGAATATAAACAGGATAATAAAGAAGCAACAATGTTAAGCAAGATACAAATCACTTGTATTGCCATTGACTTATTGTTGCTTGAAAACCAAATTCCTTTCTTTGTTCTTCAAACCATCTTCGACTGCACCATAAATCGTAAGGGAAGCCATCAAGAAAATTACCTTACTTGCCTTCTCCAAAAGATTCTAGGAAAATACATTCACCCATTTGCCCAATGCACTAAAGATTCAGAAGATACAGAACATGCGCAATGTTCTGATGATTCAAAAAAAGAGTCAGAACACGCGCATGTTCTTGACTGTTTACACAAAACTTACAAAGTGAAGACATCAGAGAAGGTTGGAGATTGTCAGGCATCATTGAATTACAATCACTCTGTAGTAGAATTAGACAGGTCAGGGGTGAACTTTAAGCCGCAGAAGGAAAAAGAGATGGAAATGTCTATGAGTATTATCAAGTCACGTTCGTGCTATAATTTGTCGCCTTGGAGCAAGCGTACGCTTTTCATGCCAACACTTGTTATACAAGAGTTTACTGAGACAGTTTTGAGGAATTTTATTGCATATGAGCAATTTTCCCCTGAAGTGAACTACTATTTTACATCGTATGCGTCTGCCATGGATATGCTTATTGATAGCGAAGCGGATGTTGGCAAGTTGGTTGAATCAAAAGTCATTGTCAACAATCTTGGTTCAAATAGGGACGTTGCAACAGTGATCAATGGCATATGCGTAAACATAGAGATTGAACGTTTTTGCTACTCTGAAGCGATACAAGAATTGGATAG CATTCATCGTGTTTAG
- the LOC122593473 gene encoding putative UPF0481 protein At3g02645 isoform X1, with the protein MENDDVEYGRVPNEAEPFEILLRCVESGKKCVEKRPSICMVPSVLRNLSEKSFIPRVVSIGPLHKENENLKKFEWLKHSFLYDLLSRSSDPTLAEQLNECLEKVNDLIEDIRSSYDDMIKEKYKGRIDQLAHMMVLDASFILEFCLKQEYKQDNKEATMLSKIQITCIAIDLLLLENQIPFFVLQTIFDCTINRKGSHQENYLTCLLQKILGKYIHPFAQCTKDSEDTEHAQCSDDSKKESEHAHVLDCLHKTYKVKTSEKVGDCQASLNYNHSVVELDRSGVNFKPQKEKEMEMSMSIIKSRSCYNLSPWSKRTLFMPTLVIQEFTETVLRNFIAYEQFSPEVNYYFTSYASAMDMLIDSEADVGKLVESKVIVNNLGSNRDVATVINGICVNIEIERFCYSEAIQELDRFFRPC; encoded by the exons ATGGAAAATGATGATGTCGAATACGGACGTGTTCCTAATGAAGCCGAGCCTTTTGAAATCCTTCTTCGGTGTGTAGAGAGTGGAAAGAAATGTGTTGAAAAACGTCCGTCTATTTGTATGGTTCCTAGTGTCCTTAGAAACCTTAGCGAAAAGTCATTCATACCTCGAGTGGTTTCTATAGGACCTCTGCATAAAGAAAACGAAAATCTGAAGAAATTTGAATGGCTAAAACATTCTTTTTTGTATGATCTATTGTCCCGTTCAAGTGACCCGACATTAGCAGAGCAACTAAATGAATGTTTGGAAAAGGTGAATGATTTAATTGAAGATATCAGGTCATCTTATGATGACATGATAAAAGAAAAGTATAAAGGCAGAATTGATCAACTAGCCCACATGATGGTCCTGGATGCTAGCTTTATACTTGAATTTTGCCTCAAGCAGGAATATAAACAGGATAATAAAGAAGCAACAATGTTAAGCAAGATACAAATCACTTGTATTGCCATTGACTTATTGTTGCTTGAAAACCAAATTCCTTTCTTTGTTCTTCAAACCATCTTCGACTGCACCATAAATCGTAAGGGAAGCCATCAAGAAAATTACCTTACTTGCCTTCTCCAAAAGATTCTAGGAAAATACATTCACCCATTTGCCCAATGCACTAAAGATTCAGAAGATACAGAACATGCGCAATGTTCTGATGATTCAAAAAAAGAGTCAGAACACGCGCATGTTCTTGACTGTTTACACAAAACTTACAAAGTGAAGACATCAGAGAAGGTTGGAGATTGTCAGGCATCATTGAATTACAATCACTCTGTAGTAGAATTAGACAGGTCAGGGGTGAACTTTAAGCCGCAGAAGGAAAAAGAGATGGAAATGTCTATGAGTATTATCAAGTCACGTTCGTGCTATAATTTGTCGCCTTGGAGCAAGCGTACGCTTTTCATGCCAACACTTGTTATACAAGAGTTTACTGAGACAGTTTTGAGGAATTTTATTGCATATGAGCAATTTTCCCCTGAAGTGAACTACTATTTTACATCGTATGCGTCTGCCATGGATATGCTTATTGATAGCGAAGCGGATGTTGGCAAGTTGGTTGAATCAAAAGTCATTGTCAACAATCTTGGTTCAAATAGGGACGTTGCAACAGTGATCAATGGCATATGCGTAAACATAGAGATTGAACGTTTTTGCTACTCTGAAGCGATACAAGAATTGGATAG GTTCTTCAGGCCGTGTTAA